The window GATAGCCAAGTTTGGAACCCATGAGGATggtctcaaccgggaccttgggtgaCCACACTACACttaacactgtctctcactcccatacatacacacccagtcacacagaccctctctcacacacacctcccacactcaaatccatgcacacaccctctcacaggcttatactccactGCATCGAAACACTttatcaagcatgcacacacaaacactccatctctctctctctcatgcacacacacacacaaacaaacctatgcagtgaatttgcatttgcagatacattgtgctttttgagcaaaatacaatctgcaggcagtcaatctatgtaatattttataaattcctactttggaaatagaacatgTGTGACTCaggactgggatacagacagacttgaacctcacacctttcttgctttgtctgagctgagatgtcacctatttTTACAAAATCTGAAGTCATctggagaatgtgacttaaaagtagttctgggatatacatgttaatgaaccgaaacctgcaacccattcgaaaagatgaaagactgaatCGCAACTGGACTTGTTCAGGAAATCTGATCaactgcatgacactgtaatgttttgcgataaattctatgtcttatgatcctgcccaacacctacccgatgaaggagcagcgctccgaaagctagcgcttccaaataaatctgttgggacTCTAACCTGGAGTGGTGTCGATTTTAACTttctccacctcagtccaacaccagcaactgCCCATCATTTCGAATGAACACAGcccccacctcctggtgctgccaggAAACTTTACAATGCCCATAAAACAACACAGGACCTGCACTCCTGAAATATCTGCAATTTCCAACGATACgagctactcattcactgttccatctgatacacgacattggaaacttcgtgcaggaggctgaaagaaatcaacaggtttaaaacaaaaaccattTGAAGCTCAAAgccttcaatgagagtctgagcctgGCGGGAAGTTCAGGTACccctttattgtgacccaactttgttacagcttcagattcccCAACCCCCGCAGCAAAAAGGCGTAGAAAGAGCTTTTTATTTAAAAACAGCTTAAGGTCAAAGCGCACACACTCCCTTTCTTAACGTGTAGGAAGTATTGCCTCATTCAGCAATTTCAATGTATACTCTGTATCCAAGTAGGTTTCTCCCTGTTCATTTGCTGGGGAATGGGACGGGCCCAGTGGGGGGTGAAGTGGGTGCGGGTGCAGTGTGGAGTCAACCATAGGCCAGAcagggtaaaggatgcagctgggatgactgagtgaatcctttcccacaatggcagtttccttcccgaaaaatGACGTGTGTCAATCAGATGGGGGTTTTCTCACCctaactccaccccccccccgacccccaccccaactcccccCGAAAAATGGCTTCATCGTTAGACTTGGAACTCCAGATTACTGACTGAATtccaatttcaccatctgccacggcaggattcaaacccgggaggCCCCAGAACTGGGTTAATACTCCAGTCAATAATGGCACTCCTTCAATGCCTCTGCTATGGTACGTGAACTTGCTGGTGCCTCcacaggtgggaggagcaggtgaacaCCTTACTGCACCCGGGGcaactgaagggcctctcccctatgTGGACCTGCTGGTGTTTCTGAAGTGTGATGGCCTGGGTAAAGCACTTCCTGCACTCGGGACAActaaagggcctctcccccgtgtgtaTCCGCTGGTGAGTCTGGAGGTTGAAGGCCCGGgcaaagcccttcccacactcggggcacctgaagggcctctccccggtgtgggacCGCTGGTGTCTCAGCCGGGCAGAGGCCTGGTTAAAGCACTTCCCGCATTCacagcagctgaagggcctctcccccgtgtggacccgctggtgggtctgcagggtggaggaatcgctgaagcctTTACCGCACTCTGGGAAGCTGAAGGGCCGCTCCCCTGTGTGGAGCCGCTGGTGGATCAGCAGGGcagaggcctgggtaaaggccttcctgCATTCGGagcagctgaaaggcctctcccctgtgtggactcgCCGATGGGTCAGCAGGtgagaggaatcactgaaggccttcccgcactcggggcaggagaGTGGCCTCTCCCCCTTGTGGattcgctggtgcctcagcagggcgaaggaattgctgaagaccttcccacactcggggcagcagaaaggcctctcccccgtgtggatccgccgGAGGGTCAGCATGGCGgatgcctgggtaaagcccttcctgcactcggggcagctgaagggcctctcaccggtgtgactgcgccgatgagtctccagagCAGACGGGGCacagaagcctttcccacagtcaccacacttccacggtttcttcACAGGAcgggattcctcaggtttctccatggccgaagcttcagccGCACACAAACGTGGGTACAGCCCCaccctgccgtgaattcctctttccagtccgtataactgtttcaggctccacactcgcTGCGCTGCAacgtagggtctctcatccagtcccactgattctgAAAATGTACTCGAGCAGGAAGCAaacgctttgctccttctcacagaatcacagtcaaAAATCATTGCAGTCCCGATGTCCCAGTGTCactgtcagacattgatgtgaaagtgaggactgcagttgctggagagtcATGACTTcaaaagtgtgacgctggaaaagcactgtaggtcaggcagcatccgaggagcagaagagtcaatgcttcgggcataaggccttcatctgtCGATTTTGAAATTTCCGTCTTCAAATCTTCAAATACtctaaaaagagattacaaaagtcatcacacTCAGTGCAGGGTAACAACtctgaacaagcaattctactttctgcggaatatacttttattttgttattccacaaaattgaaagcaccatcccactctctctcccccctctgttctcactccactctaattctcctcaaggtgctgattcaggatcttacagatgcaaccaacagagtcatagagatgtacagcgtggaaacagacccgaacgcagggaaaagactttgtctatttatgctatacatgcccctcataaatttacaacctctataaggttactcctcatgctccaacgctccagggaaaacagctccagtctgttcagcctctccctatagctcaaatcctccaaccctggcgacatccttgtaaatcgtttctgaaccctttcaagttgcacaacatcttttccttggaaggagaccagaattgcacgcaatattccaacaatggcctaaccaatgttctggacagccgcaacatgacctcccaagagTAAAGAATTAACATGAAAAAGTCTTCGATAAGCATTTGGTACTTAAAG of the Chiloscyllium punctatum isolate Juve2018m chromosome 36, sChiPun1.3, whole genome shotgun sequence genome contains:
- the LOC140460588 gene encoding uncharacterized protein encodes the protein MIFDCDSVRRSKAFASCSSTFSESVGLDERPYVAAQRVWSLKQLYGLERGIHGRVGLYPRLCAAEASAMEKPEESRPVKKPWKCGDCGKGFCAPSALETHRRSHTGERPFSCPECRKGFTQASAMLTLRRIHTGERPFCCPECGKVFSNSFALLRHQRIHKGERPLSCPECGKAFSDSSHLLTHRRVHTGERPFSCSECRKAFTQASALLIHQRLHTGERPFSFPECGKGFSDSSTLQTHQRVHTGERPFSCCECGKCFNQASARLRHQRSHTGERPFRCPECGKGFARAFNLQTHQRIHTGERPFSCPECRKCFTQAITLQKHQQVHIGERPFSCPGCSKVFTCSSHLWRHQQVHVP